The following coding sequences are from one Ornithodoros turicata isolate Travis chromosome 1, ASM3712646v1, whole genome shotgun sequence window:
- the LOC135390647 gene encoding uncharacterized protein K02A2.6-like yields MPTIVVRNRGKKLPVLMGRNWLEKLRLDWSVVGQVTADYRVEEMRKKFPDVFDSSSGLIKEFQAKIIVKDSNTPVFCKARSVPFAVRNAVTEQLDELEKTGIVKHVAQSEWATPLVVVPKKNGEGLRLCGDFKVTINPVLQTEHYSLLHPEEHFSVLAGGSVFCVLDLSSAYHQIEVARECRQLLTVNTHQGLYQFQRLPFGISSAPAIFQSLMDKVLKDIPQVGCYIDDVIIAGKDIEDCSKLLETVLKMLNKYNIEIRESNCRIFQDSEVYVGHKITPKGIYPTDRKIKATIQAPDPTNVTELKAYIGMLNFYARFLKNLSTVAAPLYELLKKGKNGYGIGDAEELLKRRKNC; encoded by the coding sequence ATGCCAACCATTGTGGTTCGAAATCGAGGCAAGAAGCTTCCGGTTCTGATGGGAAGGAACTGGTTAGAAAAACTACGCTTGGATTGGAGTGTTGTCGGGCAAGTCACAGCTGATTATCGTGTCGAGGAAATGCGTAAGAAATTTCCAGACGTGTTTGATTCAAGTTCGGGACTGATAAAGGAATTCCAAGCGAAGATAATCGTCAAGGACAGCAACACACCAGTGTTCTGCAAGGCTCGATCCGTTCCTTTCGCTGTAAGAAATGCTGTAACTGAGCAGCTGGACGAACTCGAAAAGACCGGCATTGTAAAACATGTTGCACAGAGTGAATGGGCCACTCCATTAGTCGTGGTGCCTAAGAAGAACGGTGAGGGCCTAAGACTTTGCGGCGACTTCAAAGTGACTATTAATCCAGTGCTTCAAACGGAACATTATTCGTTACTGCACCCCGAAGAACATTTCTCTGTTTTAGCAGGAGGCAGTGTTTTCTGTGTCCTTGATTTGTCATCTGCTTATCACCAGATTGAAGTGGCACGCGAATGCCGTCAGCTGCTGACGGTCAACACACACCAAGGACTTTACCAGTTTCAAAGATTACCGTTTGGTATATCAAGTGCACCTGCCATATTCCAGTCCCTGATGGACAAGGTTTTGAAGGACATACCTCAAGTCGGTTGTTATATTGATGACGTGATTATTGCTGGGAAGGACATAGAAGACTGCAGCAAGCTCCTAGAGACGGTCCTTAAAATGCTTAACAAGTATAATATTGAAATTAGGGAGTCTAATTGCAGGATTTTCCAGGACTCCGAAGTTTATGTAGGGCATAAGATTACGCCTAAGGGCATTTATCCCACTGACAGAAAGATAAAGGCCACCATACAGGCCCCAGATCCAACAAATGTAACAGAGTTGAAAGCATATATAGGAATGTTGAACTTTTACGCACGGTTTCTGAAAAACCTGTCAACAGTTGCTGCACCATTGTATGAACTTCTAAAGAAGGGCAAAAATGGTTATGGGATAGGAGATGCCGAAGAGCTTTTAAAGCGACGAAAGAACTGCTAG